A region of Mesorhizobium sp. AR02 DNA encodes the following proteins:
- a CDS encoding acyl CoA:acetate/3-ketoacid CoA transferase has product MTVSVSSSSGLGCPDAVLAAIGERFDTEGHPKDITTLHPIAAGDMYGIKGIDHLAKPGLLKRTLCGSYPSGPSSSEPPQIWKMIGDNSVAAYNVPSGILFDMHREAAAKRPGVLTKVGLDTFADPRHQGCAMNAAASEPIVSVQQFDGEEWLYFRSIVPQVSIIRATTADERGNLTYEHEGAYLGGLEQALAARNNGGVVIAQVKRVVENGTLKPHDVRVPGVLVDHIVVAPDQLQTTLTPYDPAISGEIFRPLSTFRNAEMNVQKVIARRVAMELRDGMAVNIGFGISANVPRILLEEGQHGKVTWVIEQGAVGGVPLLDFKFGCSSNADAFMPSPHQFIYFQAGGFDASLLSFLQIDRHGSVNVSKLSARPHVTAGAGGFVDITARAKKIVFSGFFNAGAKLSLAAGGIRIDQEGKVKKVVNEVEHISFSGKRAVAQGQDITYVTERCVMKLTPDGLMVTELAPGIDLERDVLAQSEIPLGIANDLKVTPAALYQDQPIGLSLNGGASLGGAHG; this is encoded by the coding sequence ATGACCGTTTCCGTATCCTCGTCGAGCGGCCTTGGCTGCCCCGACGCGGTGCTGGCCGCCATCGGCGAGCGCTTCGATACGGAAGGCCATCCGAAGGATATCACCACGCTGCACCCGATCGCCGCCGGCGACATGTATGGCATCAAGGGCATCGACCATCTGGCAAAGCCCGGCCTGTTGAAGCGCACGCTGTGCGGCTCCTATCCGTCCGGTCCCTCCTCATCCGAGCCGCCGCAGATCTGGAAGATGATCGGCGACAATTCGGTTGCCGCCTATAACGTGCCGTCCGGCATCCTGTTCGACATGCACCGCGAAGCCGCCGCCAAGCGGCCGGGCGTGCTGACCAAGGTTGGCCTCGACACCTTTGCCGACCCCCGCCATCAGGGCTGCGCCATGAACGCCGCCGCCAGCGAGCCGATCGTATCGGTGCAGCAGTTCGACGGCGAGGAATGGCTCTATTTCCGCTCGATCGTGCCGCAGGTCTCGATCATCCGCGCCACCACGGCCGACGAGCGCGGCAACCTCACCTATGAGCATGAGGGCGCCTATCTCGGCGGCCTCGAACAGGCGCTCGCCGCCCGCAACAATGGCGGCGTCGTCATCGCGCAGGTCAAGCGCGTCGTCGAGAATGGCACGCTGAAGCCGCATGATGTGCGGGTGCCGGGCGTGCTTGTCGACCACATTGTCGTCGCGCCCGACCAGTTGCAGACGACGCTGACGCCTTACGACCCGGCGATTTCGGGCGAGATCTTCCGGCCGCTGTCGACCTTCCGCAATGCCGAGATGAACGTGCAGAAGGTGATCGCGCGCCGCGTTGCCATGGAACTGCGCGACGGCATGGCCGTCAACATCGGCTTCGGCATCTCGGCCAATGTGCCGCGCATCCTTCTCGAAGAAGGCCAGCACGGCAAGGTCACCTGGGTGATCGAACAGGGGGCGGTCGGCGGCGTGCCGCTGCTCGACTTCAAGTTCGGCTGCTCGTCCAACGCCGACGCCTTCATGCCGTCGCCGCACCAGTTCATCTATTTCCAGGCCGGCGGCTTCGACGCCTCGCTGTTGTCCTTCCTGCAGATCGACCGCCACGGCTCGGTCAACGTCTCGAAGCTGTCGGCACGGCCGCATGTCACCGCCGGCGCCGGCGGCTTTGTCGACATCACCGCGCGGGCGAAGAAGATCGTCTTCTCCGGCTTCTTCAATGCTGGCGCCAAGCTCTCGCTGGCCGCTGGCGGCATCCGCATCGACCAGGAGGGCAAGGTCAAGAAGGTGGTCAACGAGGTCGAGCATATCTCCTTCTCCGGCAAGCGCGCGGTCGCCCAAGGGCAGGACATCACCTATGTCACCGAGCGCTGCGTGATGAAGCTGACGCCTGATGGGCTGATGGTGACCGAACTGGCGCCGGGCATCGACCTCGAGCGCGACGTGCTGGCGCAGTCCGAAATTCCACTTGGCATCGCCAACGATCTCAAAGTGACGCCGGCGGCGCTCTATCAGGACCAGCCGATCGGCCTGTCGCTCAATGGCGGCGCCTCGCTCGGAGGCGCGCATGGCTGA
- a CDS encoding Gfo/Idh/MocA family protein, with product MINAIRAQEGGEIAAVMSSNPERAKAYAGENGIPLAVSTLDALLNVDIDAVYISTTNELHLEQALAAIKAGKHVLCEKPLALTSADARKMVTAAKAAGIVLGTNHHLRNAGAHRAMREAIATGRIGKPIAARVFHSVYLPETLQGWRITKPEAGGGVVLDITVHDADTLRFVLGDDPVEVSAFTQSAGMAGSGLEDGAMCIWRFKSGLIAQSHEGFTTKFAGTGFEVHGSEGSLIASDVMTQKPDGSVLLRMAGGEEQLSFDREDLYVRSVRQFHAAILGKGEPAATGEDGIWSLASAEAALQSASSGKAVKIDPKLGSMM from the coding sequence ATGATCAATGCCATTCGTGCGCAAGAGGGTGGCGAGATCGCCGCGGTGATGAGTTCCAATCCGGAACGCGCGAAAGCCTATGCCGGAGAAAACGGCATTCCGCTCGCCGTCTCGACGCTCGATGCTTTGCTCAATGTGGATATCGACGCGGTCTACATTTCGACCACCAACGAACTGCATCTCGAACAGGCGCTTGCTGCCATCAAGGCGGGAAAGCATGTGCTGTGCGAGAAACCCCTGGCGCTGACCAGCGCCGACGCGCGCAAGATGGTCACTGCGGCCAAGGCCGCGGGCATCGTGCTCGGCACCAACCATCATCTGCGCAATGCCGGCGCGCATCGCGCCATGCGTGAGGCGATCGCAACGGGGCGTATCGGCAAGCCGATCGCCGCACGCGTCTTCCATTCCGTCTATCTGCCCGAGACTCTGCAGGGCTGGCGTATCACCAAGCCGGAAGCCGGCGGTGGTGTCGTGCTCGACATCACCGTACACGATGCCGACACGCTGCGCTTCGTGCTTGGCGACGATCCAGTCGAGGTCTCGGCCTTCACGCAATCGGCTGGCATGGCCGGCAGTGGGCTGGAGGACGGCGCCATGTGCATCTGGCGCTTCAAGTCGGGCCTCATCGCCCAGTCGCATGAGGGCTTCACCACCAAATTCGCCGGCACCGGCTTTGAGGTGCATGGTTCGGAAGGCTCGCTGATCGCCAGCGATGTGATGACCCAGAAGCCGGACGGCTCGGTGCTGTTGCGCATGGCTGGGGGTGAGGAGCAATTGAGCTTCGACCGCGAGGATCTCTACGTCAGATCCGTGCGTCAATTCCACGCCGCGATCCTCGGCAAGGGCGAGCCTGCCGCCACCGGCGAGGACGGCATCTGGTCGCTGGCCTCAGCCGAGGCGGCACTTCAATCGGCAAGCTCAGGCAAGGCCGTCAAAATAGACCCGAAACTCGGGAGCATGATGTGA
- a CDS encoding LacI family DNA-binding transcriptional regulator, protein MASRAKATIFDIAREAGVSKSTVSLVLQGSGLIRPETAVKVRKAIEDVGYVYNRGAANLRKAHSNVIGMVINDLTNPFFAELAVGMERVFQSAGIVPFIANTAENPVRQEEVLKSLMEQGVAGLIVSPARGTTPGAFRRLEMAGLPVVFAMRRLPESRIPVIAPDNHRGAYLATAHLIGKGHRRLVFFGGSSDLVVYHERLGGFREACETQGIAARDTLVIEGETSRRGGIACLETALAMAEPPTAALCFNDAVAFGAMLALRKRRLEPGADFAIVGFDDVAEAEHYMPALTSVAVDSAGLGERAAHVMLKMIQSRTTRAEDHIGAVNLVVRESCGPDRRSRNRPTGTGGAA, encoded by the coding sequence ATGGCCAGCCGGGCCAAGGCGACGATATTCGACATTGCCCGTGAGGCGGGCGTGTCCAAATCGACGGTATCGCTCGTGCTCCAGGGCAGCGGGCTGATCCGGCCTGAGACTGCGGTCAAGGTACGCAAGGCGATCGAGGATGTCGGCTATGTCTACAACCGCGGCGCCGCCAATTTGCGCAAGGCCCATTCCAACGTCATCGGCATGGTCATCAACGACCTCACCAATCCCTTCTTCGCCGAACTGGCGGTCGGCATGGAGCGCGTCTTCCAGTCGGCCGGCATCGTGCCGTTCATCGCCAACACGGCGGAGAATCCGGTGCGCCAGGAAGAGGTGCTGAAGTCGCTGATGGAGCAAGGCGTTGCCGGGCTCATCGTGTCACCGGCGCGCGGCACCACGCCAGGCGCCTTCCGCCGCCTGGAGATGGCGGGCTTGCCGGTGGTCTTCGCCATGCGCCGCCTGCCTGAAAGCCGCATCCCGGTGATTGCGCCCGACAATCATCGCGGCGCCTATCTCGCCACTGCTCATCTGATCGGCAAGGGACATCGCCGGCTCGTCTTCTTCGGCGGCTCGTCCGATCTGGTGGTCTATCACGAGCGCCTTGGCGGATTTCGCGAAGCCTGCGAGACGCAAGGCATCGCCGCGCGCGACACGCTCGTCATCGAGGGGGAGACCAGCCGCAGAGGTGGTATCGCGTGCCTGGAAACGGCTCTGGCGATGGCTGAACCGCCAACCGCTGCCCTCTGCTTCAACGACGCTGTGGCCTTCGGCGCCATGCTGGCGTTGCGCAAGCGTCGGCTTGAGCCCGGTGCGGATTTCGCCATCGTCGGTTTCGACGACGTCGCCGAAGCCGAGCATTACATGCCGGCTTTGACCAGCGTCGCGGTGGACTCCGCGGGCCTTGGCGAACGCGCCGCCCATGTCATGCTGAAAATGATCCAGTCGCGCACCACGCGTGCCGAAGACCATATCGGCGCGGTCAATCTCGTGGTCAGGGAAAGCTGCGGTCCGGATCGCCGTTCGCGAAACAGGCCTACGGGAACGGGAGGCGCCGCGTGA
- a CDS encoding dihydrodipicolinate synthase family protein translates to MDIALPGEGGRSTRYTLVGQPVQPDIGARFSRIAYAAAHVVADPHEMTDPWSRPVVDWDRTMAFRHHLWRLGFRIAEAMDTSQRGMGFDWANAKELIRRSIAEARTVPGADLASGAGTDHLAPASARTLHDVIAAYEEQFAFIEGQGGKAIMMASRALAAVAKGPDDYAAVYDRIVSQASGKVILHWLGDMFDPALKGYWGSGDFETALDTVVAIIERHVNKVEGIKISLLDAGKEVALRNRLPDGVVMFTGDDFNYPELIAGDGNRHSHALLGIFDAIAPVANAALARLAAGDQAGYDALMAPTVPLSRKIFEAPTEYYKAGIVFMAWLNGHQDHFTMVGGMQSARGIRHYAEIFRLADQAGLLADPDLAISRMKSLGAVAGV, encoded by the coding sequence ATGGACATTGCCTTGCCTGGTGAGGGTGGCCGCAGCACCCGTTACACGCTTGTCGGACAACCGGTGCAGCCTGACATCGGTGCGCGGTTTTCGCGCATCGCCTATGCCGCCGCGCATGTCGTTGCCGATCCCCATGAAATGACCGATCCATGGTCGCGGCCCGTGGTCGACTGGGACAGGACGATGGCGTTCCGCCATCATTTGTGGCGGCTGGGCTTCCGCATCGCCGAGGCGATGGACACGTCGCAGCGCGGCATGGGTTTCGACTGGGCCAATGCGAAGGAATTGATCCGCCGTTCGATCGCCGAGGCGCGAACGGTTCCGGGCGCCGATCTTGCCTCGGGTGCGGGAACCGACCATCTGGCGCCGGCGTCGGCCAGGACACTGCACGATGTGATTGCCGCCTATGAGGAGCAGTTCGCTTTCATCGAAGGGCAGGGCGGCAAGGCGATCATGATGGCCAGCCGCGCACTGGCGGCTGTGGCGAAGGGTCCGGACGACTACGCCGCAGTCTATGACCGGATCGTCAGCCAGGCCTCCGGCAAGGTCATCCTGCACTGGTTGGGCGACATGTTCGACCCGGCCTTGAAGGGCTATTGGGGCAGCGGCGATTTCGAGACAGCGCTCGATACGGTGGTCGCCATCATCGAGCGCCACGTGAACAAGGTCGAAGGCATAAAGATATCGCTGCTCGATGCCGGCAAGGAGGTCGCGCTCCGCAACCGGCTGCCGGACGGCGTCGTGATGTTTACCGGCGACGACTTCAACTATCCCGAACTGATCGCCGGAGACGGCAACAGGCATTCGCACGCGCTGCTTGGCATTTTCGACGCCATCGCGCCGGTCGCCAACGCCGCCCTGGCAAGGCTCGCCGCGGGCGATCAGGCCGGCTATGACGCGCTGATGGCGCCGACGGTGCCGCTATCGCGCAAAATCTTCGAGGCGCCGACCGAATATTACAAGGCCGGCATCGTCTTCATGGCCTGGCTGAACGGCCATCAGGACCACTTTACGATGGTCGGCGGCATGCAGTCGGCGCGCGGCATCCGCCACTACGCCGAGATCTTTCGCCTTGCCGACCAGGCAGGCCTGCTGGCCGATCCCGACCTTGCCATATCGCGGATGAAGAGCCTGGGCGCCGTCGCGGGCGTCTGA
- the cpdR gene encoding cell cycle two-component system response regulator CpdR, producing the protein MARILLAEDDDDMRRFLVKALERAGYQVSDFDNGASAYERLREEPFSLLLTDIVMPEMDGIELARRATEIDPDLKVMFITGFAAVALNPDSKAPKDAKVLSKPFHLRDLVNEVEKMLQAA; encoded by the coding sequence ATGGCACGCATTCTTCTGGCGGAAGACGACGACGATATGCGTCGGTTCCTCGTCAAGGCGCTGGAACGCGCCGGTTATCAGGTCAGCGATTTCGACAATGGCGCCAGCGCCTATGAGCGGCTACGCGAGGAACCGTTCTCGCTGCTGTTGACCGACATCGTCATGCCGGAGATGGACGGCATCGAACTGGCGCGTCGCGCCACCGAGATCGATCCCGACCTCAAGGTCATGTTCATCACCGGTTTCGCCGCCGTTGCGCTGAACCCGGATTCCAAGGCGCCGAAAGACGCCAAGGTGCTGTCGAAGCCCTTCCACCTGCGCGATCTCGTCAACGAGGTCGAGAAGATGCTGCAGGCGGCCTGA
- a CDS encoding N-formylglutamate amidohydrolase — MALSYDDALVFSGSCKLKTAAEDFSVVQPFEIRSGAEQRVPFLFNSPHSGRYYPERFLAMARLDRNAIRRSEDCYVDELFGGAVALGAPMLAANFPRAYLDVNREPWELDPRMFAEPVPSFCNIRSARVAGGLGTVPKLVGEGLDIYSGRLPLAEAVARIEAVYKPYHETLKRLLTRTHARFGFAVLIDCHSMPASIRVSDSGLRPDFIIGDRFGISATAALTETAIGLLTAMGYTVAHNKPYAGGFITEHYGRPARHLHALQIEVNRGLYMNERTFEKAAGFDALADDLTRFSADLMAMPDHHFIDLPLAAE, encoded by the coding sequence GTGGCACTTTCATACGATGATGCATTGGTGTTTTCGGGTTCGTGCAAATTGAAGACGGCAGCCGAGGATTTTTCGGTCGTTCAACCCTTCGAAATCCGATCGGGCGCCGAGCAGCGCGTCCCCTTCCTGTTCAACTCACCGCATAGCGGCCGCTACTATCCGGAACGCTTCCTCGCCATGGCGAGGCTCGACCGCAACGCCATCCGCCGCTCGGAGGATTGCTACGTCGATGAATTGTTCGGTGGCGCTGTGGCGCTTGGCGCGCCGATGCTGGCGGCGAATTTCCCGCGCGCCTATCTCGACGTCAACCGCGAGCCCTGGGAACTCGACCCGCGCATGTTCGCCGAGCCGGTGCCGTCCTTCTGCAATATCCGCTCGGCGCGGGTGGCGGGCGGACTTGGCACCGTGCCGAAGCTGGTGGGCGAGGGGCTCGACATCTATTCCGGCCGCCTGCCGCTGGCCGAAGCCGTTGCCCGCATCGAGGCCGTCTACAAGCCCTACCACGAAACGCTGAAGCGGCTTTTGACCAGAACCCATGCCCGCTTCGGCTTTGCCGTGCTGATCGATTGCCATTCGATGCCGGCAAGCATCCGTGTCAGCGACAGCGGCCTGCGGCCGGACTTTATCATCGGCGACCGTTTCGGCATCTCGGCGACCGCGGCCCTGACCGAGACGGCGATCGGCCTGCTGACCGCGATGGGTTACACCGTCGCCCACAACAAGCCTTATGCCGGCGGCTTCATCACCGAGCACTATGGCCGCCCGGCGCGCCATCTGCATGCGCTGCAGATCGAGGTCAATCGCGGGCTCTACATGAATGAGCGGACGTTCGAGAAGGCTGCCGGCTTCGACGCGCTGGCCGACGATCTGACGCGATTTTCAGCGGATCTGATGGCAATGCCCGACCATCACTTCATCGACCTGCCGTTGGCCGCGGAGTGA
- the hisN gene encoding histidinol-phosphatase — protein MDISIDFMRRIAQAAAAETLPRFRAQGAVANKEKGSFDPVTEADRETERAIRALISAQYPDHGILGEEHGSENISSRHVWVIDPIDGTRAFISGLPVWGTLVGLTVDGDAVAGMMAQPFTGELFYANASGSHYEGPGGPRKLSTRKTTSLAEATLFTTTPALFKGEARTRYDAFEKQVQLARYGADCYAFAMIASGSVDIVADPGLKPYDIVALIPIIEKAGGVVTTFDGGPAEKGGDVLAAATPELHAAAMAALRG, from the coding sequence TTGGACATCAGCATCGATTTCATGCGCCGTATCGCGCAGGCGGCAGCGGCCGAGACCTTGCCGCGCTTTCGCGCCCAGGGTGCCGTGGCCAACAAGGAAAAGGGCAGTTTCGACCCGGTCACCGAAGCCGACCGCGAGACGGAACGCGCCATCCGGGCGCTGATATCGGCGCAGTATCCCGACCATGGCATTCTCGGCGAGGAGCACGGCAGCGAGAACATCTCCAGCCGGCATGTCTGGGTGATCGACCCGATCGACGGCACGCGCGCCTTCATCTCCGGCCTGCCGGTGTGGGGGACGCTGGTCGGGCTGACGGTCGACGGCGACGCGGTCGCCGGCATGATGGCGCAGCCCTTCACCGGCGAACTGTTCTACGCCAACGCCTCCGGCTCGCACTATGAGGGGCCGGGCGGCCCGCGCAAGCTTTCCACCCGCAAGACGACCAGCCTCGCGGAGGCAACGCTGTTCACCACCACGCCGGCGCTGTTCAAGGGCGAGGCGCGCACGCGCTACGACGCGTTCGAAAAGCAGGTCCAGCTCGCCCGCTATGGCGCCGATTGCTATGCGTTCGCCATGATCGCCTCGGGAAGCGTCGACATCGTCGCCGATCCCGGCCTGAAGCCCTACGATATCGTGGCGCTGATCCCGATCATCGAGAAGGCGGGCGGTGTCGTCACCACCTTCGATGGCGGGCCGGCGGAAAAGGGCGGCGATGTGCTGGCGGCGGCGACGCCGGAGCTTCATGCGGCCGCCATGGCTGCCCTGCGCGGCTGA